The Nitrogeniibacter aestuarii genome has a window encoding:
- a CDS encoding Rne/Rng family ribonuclease, translating into MKRMLFNATQAEELRVAIVDGQKLIDLDIESAAKEQRKSNIYKAVITRLEPSLEAAFVDYGADRHGFLPFKEIGKTYLQKDGDGSRVRPQDVLKEGDELIVQVEKDERGNKGAALTTYVSLAGRYLVLMPNNPRGGGVSRRVEGDERAELREVMDQLEVPKGMSLIARTAAIGRSAEELQWDLNYLLQLWAAIDGAAHAQAGAFLIYQEGSLVIRAIRDYFQPDIGEILIDTDDIFEQARQFMAHVMPQNVNRVKRYHDDVPLFSRFQIEHQIDAAYSREVSLPSGGAIVIDHTEALVSVDVNSGRATKGQDIEDTALRTNVEAADEVARQLRLRDLGGLLVIDFIDMESSKNQREVENRLRDALRHDRARVQMGKISRFGLLELSRQRLRPALAETSYIPCPRCSGTGHIRSTESSALQILRIVEEEAMKENTGAVHCQVPVDVATFLLNEKRVDIAHIELRHKVNIVIIPNRHLETPASEIIRLRHDQLNQDETAVPSYQMAEQPQQPSYTETLLEETKKPARAEAAVRSIAPPPMPPQPEPPPAAAVPTPTVQSGGFLGWVRRIFGAAPVAEEENKTEEKSKPKSDNRRERSDRNDNNRRGGRGRGRNNGERRARDERPEEDKDAQNPNRRSRGRRGAKKDDVTKEAEVVTETSAIVAAAAADAVADDEANKSGKTNGRRRGRRGRGRQNADENGNPEEKEVDQSLAADTGENAETKADDTDANDDGENNGETRNSRSRRRRRSRQNRDRDNAQQQDNDDTSDNDATDASPETADQNAVAVAAASVAAVASVSTDAEPEEAASEVTEQVTETVALAPEMQADEPPVSEGNTTEVTEPATADSPVDTIVEVSQPETISAEASNAEEKAPEAAQAQSDLFAAASSDVPGNEATPVAEATESAEVTPVVEESPEVAAQPIAEAPVEAEVLAAAPTPAAAEEPIDLSEALADSGLVMIETDADKAAPVAEVAEPVQLGRPRPQRAETAAEGELQQVETRK; encoded by the coding sequence ATGAAGCGCATGCTTTTCAATGCGACGCAGGCCGAGGAACTCCGCGTCGCGATCGTTGATGGTCAAAAACTCATTGACCTCGACATCGAATCGGCCGCCAAAGAACAGCGCAAGAGCAACATCTACAAGGCCGTCATCACCCGCCTCGAGCCCAGCCTCGAAGCCGCCTTTGTGGATTACGGTGCTGACCGCCACGGTTTCCTGCCATTCAAGGAAATCGGCAAGACCTATCTTCAGAAAGATGGCGATGGCAGCCGCGTGCGTCCGCAAGACGTACTCAAGGAAGGTGACGAGCTCATCGTCCAGGTCGAGAAGGACGAGCGCGGCAACAAAGGCGCCGCACTGACGACCTACGTATCGCTGGCAGGCCGCTATCTGGTCCTGATGCCGAACAATCCCCGCGGCGGTGGCGTTTCCCGCCGTGTGGAAGGCGACGAACGCGCCGAGTTGCGTGAAGTCATGGATCAACTGGAAGTGCCCAAGGGCATGAGCCTGATCGCGCGCACCGCCGCCATTGGCCGTAGCGCGGAAGAACTCCAGTGGGATCTGAACTATCTGCTTCAGCTGTGGGCCGCCATTGATGGCGCCGCTCATGCCCAGGCCGGTGCGTTCCTGATCTATCAGGAGGGCAGCCTGGTCATTCGCGCAATCCGCGACTATTTCCAGCCGGACATTGGCGAGATCCTCATCGACACCGATGACATCTTCGAGCAGGCACGCCAGTTCATGGCCCACGTCATGCCGCAGAACGTCAATCGCGTGAAGCGCTATCACGACGATGTGCCGCTGTTTTCCCGCTTCCAGATCGAACATCAGATCGATGCAGCCTACTCACGTGAAGTGAGTCTGCCGTCGGGAGGCGCCATCGTGATCGACCACACCGAAGCACTGGTGTCGGTTGACGTGAACTCGGGCCGTGCCACCAAGGGCCAGGACATCGAGGACACTGCTCTGCGCACCAACGTGGAAGCTGCCGACGAAGTGGCTCGCCAGCTGCGCCTGCGCGACCTCGGTGGTCTGCTGGTGATCGACTTCATCGACATGGAGTCCAGCAAGAACCAGCGCGAGGTGGAAAACCGTCTGCGCGACGCCCTGCGCCACGACCGCGCGCGCGTCCAGATGGGCAAGATCAGTCGTTTCGGCCTGCTCGAGCTTTCCCGCCAACGCCTGCGTCCGGCCCTGGCCGAGACCAGCTACATTCCCTGCCCGCGCTGTAGCGGAACCGGCCACATTCGCAGCACCGAGTCTTCAGCGCTTCAGATCCTTCGCATCGTCGAAGAAGAGGCAATGAAAGAGAACACCGGCGCCGTGCATTGTCAGGTTCCGGTCGATGTGGCCACCTTCCTGCTCAACGAAAAGCGGGTGGACATTGCGCACATCGAACTGCGCCACAAGGTCAATATCGTCATCATCCCGAACCGCCACCTCGAGACGCCTGCCAGCGAAATCATTCGCCTGCGCCACGACCAGCTCAATCAGGATGAAACCGCGGTCCCCAGCTACCAGATGGCTGAGCAGCCGCAGCAGCCCTCATACACCGAGACGCTGCTCGAAGAGACCAAGAAGCCGGCACGCGCTGAAGCGGCCGTTCGTTCCATCGCTCCGCCGCCGATGCCGCCTCAGCCCGAGCCGCCACCCGCAGCAGCCGTTCCGACGCCGACTGTCCAGAGCGGCGGTTTCCTCGGCTGGGTCCGCCGGATCTTCGGTGCCGCACCGGTGGCTGAAGAAGAGAACAAGACGGAAGAAAAGTCCAAACCCAAGTCCGACAATCGCCGCGAGCGCAGTGATCGCAACGACAACAACCGCCGTGGCGGGCGTGGTCGCGGACGGAATAACGGCGAGCGTCGCGCGCGTGACGAGCGTCCGGAAGAAGACAAGGACGCACAGAACCCCAACCGCCGCAGTCGCGGCCGACGCGGTGCCAAAAAGGATGACGTGACAAAAGAAGCGGAAGTCGTCACCGAGACCAGCGCCATTGTCGCCGCTGCAGCCGCGGACGCAGTCGCCGACGATGAAGCAAACAAGAGCGGCAAGACCAATGGTCGTCGCCGTGGCCGTCGCGGACGTGGACGTCAGAACGCGGATGAAAACGGCAATCCGGAAGAGAAGGAAGTCGATCAGTCACTCGCCGCCGACACCGGTGAGAATGCTGAAACGAAGGCTGACGACACCGATGCCAACGATGATGGCGAGAACAACGGTGAAACCCGCAACTCGCGCTCACGCCGCCGTCGCCGTTCGCGCCAGAATCGCGATCGCGACAATGCACAGCAGCAGGACAACGACGACACCTCTGACAATGACGCAACTGATGCCTCTCCGGAGACGGCAGACCAGAACGCTGTTGCCGTGGCAGCAGCCAGTGTGGCGGCCGTCGCAAGTGTAAGCACTGACGCTGAACCGGAAGAGGCCGCATCGGAAGTGACGGAACAGGTCACCGAGACCGTTGCTCTTGCACCTGAAATGCAAGCTGACGAGCCTCCGGTTTCCGAAGGCAACACGACCGAGGTCACCGAGCCCGCAACTGCTGACAGCCCGGTTGATACCATCGTTGAGGTATCACAGCCCGAAACGATCAGCGCTGAAGCCTCGAACGCTGAGGAGAAGGCACCTGAAGCCGCTCAGGCCCAGTCTGACCTTTTCGCTGCGGCATCAAGCGATGTACCCGGTAATGAAGCCACGCCTGTCGCCGAAGCGACCGAGAGCGCTGAAGTGACTCCTGTGGTTGAAGAAAGCCCGGAAGTGGCTGCACAACCGATCGCTGAAGCACCTGTCGAAGCGGAGGTGCTTGCAGCAGCCCCGACGCCAGCCGCAGCCGAAGAACCGATCGATCTGAGCGAAGCCCTGGCGGACAGCGGACTGGTCATGATCGAAACCGATGCCGACAAAGCGGCGCCTGTTGCCGAAGTTGCTGAGCCGGTACAACTCGGGCGCCCGCGCCCGCAACGCGCGGAAACGGCCGCGGAGGGTGAACTCCAGCAGGTCGAAACACGCAAGTAA
- a CDS encoding RluA family pseudouridine synthase has product MSQSKAVEVRHVEIDSEAEGQRIDNFLVRELKGVPKSHIYRLLRSGQVRVNGKRVAQTYRLLAGDTVRIPPVRTSQRASEEKHVPVGKPLPVVFEDDALLIIDKPAGQAVHGGSGVSYGVIEQLRVQRPDVRLLELAHRLDRETSGLLIVAKKRSALAALHDMMREGRVDKHYITMVSGHWRNERQHIRQPLFKYLTSEGERRVRVQPDGKVAHSIVTLRRRWPSFSELGVELKTGRTHQIRVHLTHAGFPLLGDDKYGDFSLNKALARDANLQRMFLHAARLSFNHPLSGELISVEAPLPPELVAFRQWVGEQEVQDFGETL; this is encoded by the coding sequence ATGTCGCAAAGCAAAGCCGTTGAAGTCAGACACGTCGAAATCGATTCGGAAGCCGAGGGGCAGCGCATCGACAATTTTCTCGTGCGCGAGCTCAAGGGCGTTCCCAAAAGCCACATCTACCGACTGCTGCGAAGTGGTCAAGTGCGTGTCAACGGGAAGCGTGTCGCTCAAACATACCGCCTACTGGCCGGGGATACAGTGCGCATTCCGCCGGTCCGGACGAGTCAGCGAGCCAGTGAGGAAAAGCACGTGCCCGTCGGTAAACCGCTGCCTGTGGTCTTCGAAGACGATGCGCTGCTCATCATTGACAAGCCGGCCGGCCAGGCTGTTCACGGCGGCAGTGGTGTGAGTTACGGTGTGATCGAACAATTGAGGGTCCAGCGCCCGGATGTTCGCTTGCTCGAGTTGGCGCACCGGCTCGACCGGGAGACCTCGGGTCTGTTGATCGTGGCCAAAAAACGGTCGGCCCTTGCTGCCTTGCACGACATGATGCGCGAAGGCCGAGTCGACAAGCACTACATCACGATGGTGTCCGGTCACTGGCGCAACGAGCGACAGCACATTCGCCAGCCCCTGTTCAAATATCTGACGTCCGAGGGTGAGCGGCGCGTGCGTGTGCAGCCTGACGGTAAGGTCGCGCACAGTATCGTCACGCTGAGACGGCGATGGCCCTCGTTCAGCGAACTTGGCGTTGAACTGAAGACCGGTCGAACCCATCAGATTCGTGTGCATCTCACGCATGCCGGTTTTCCGCTGCTCGGCGACGACAAGTACGGTGATTTTTCCCTGAACAAGGCACTTGCGCGCGACGCCAATCTACAGCGGATGTTTCTGCATGCGGCACGGCTGTCATTCAATCATCCGCTCAGTGGCGAGTTGATCTCGGTCGAGGCACCGTTGCCGCCGGAACTGGTGGCCTTCAGGCAATGGGTTGGTGAACAAGAGGTGCAGGATTTTGGCGAAACGCTTTGA
- a CDS encoding HAD-IA family hydrolase, which yields MAKRFDLIVFDWDGTLLDSAGAIVRSIQASCVDLGLPVPADERARHVIGLGLQDALSHAVPELAIDDYPKMVERYRHHYLSRDHELSLFDGAETLVQWLAAAGWTLAVATGKSRKGLDRALAHSGLGAHFEATRCADECFSKPHPAMLEELMDELMVEPDRTLMIGDTTHDLQMAANAGVHAVGVTYGAHPVAQLETVASLARVDSVEALGVWLKRNA from the coding sequence TTGGCGAAACGCTTTGATCTGATTGTTTTTGATTGGGATGGCACCTTGCTCGATTCTGCAGGGGCCATTGTTCGTTCGATTCAGGCGTCGTGCGTAGATCTGGGTTTGCCAGTGCCGGCAGACGAGCGCGCCCGGCACGTGATCGGCCTCGGCTTGCAGGATGCCTTGTCGCATGCGGTGCCGGAACTGGCGATTGATGACTATCCGAAGATGGTCGAGCGATATCGCCACCACTATCTGTCGCGCGATCATGAGTTGTCGCTGTTCGATGGCGCCGAGACGCTCGTGCAGTGGCTGGCGGCCGCTGGCTGGACGCTGGCGGTGGCCACCGGGAAAAGCCGCAAGGGGCTGGATCGCGCGCTCGCGCATTCTGGCCTGGGTGCCCATTTCGAGGCGACACGTTGTGCTGACGAGTGTTTTTCGAAGCCGCACCCGGCCATGCTCGAAGAGCTAATGGACGAATTGATGGTCGAACCCGATCGGACGCTGATGATCGGCGATACCACGCACGATCTTCAGATGGCGGCCAATGCCGGCGTGCATGCGGTGGGTGTGACCTACGGCGCGCATCCGGTGGCTCAACTCGAGACCGTCGCGTCGCTCGCGCGTGTCGATTCAGTGGAGGCGCTTGGCGTATGGTTGAAGCGGAACGCGTGA
- a CDS encoding Rieske (2Fe-2S) protein yields the protein MVEAERVICESSVLADGGNGVRFEIQRYGETLPAFVIRFDGRVFGYINACAHVPVELDWMEGDFFDADQRYLVCATHGARYEPDTGYCVAGPCAGARLRPLKVLERDGQVFLVEPVER from the coding sequence ATGGTTGAAGCGGAACGCGTGATTTGCGAATCGTCGGTACTGGCAGATGGCGGCAACGGTGTTCGCTTCGAGATTCAGCGATATGGCGAAACCTTGCCCGCCTTCGTGATTCGCTTTGACGGGCGAGTTTTCGGCTATATCAATGCCTGTGCTCACGTTCCGGTCGAGCTTGACTGGATGGAGGGTGATTTCTTCGACGCAGATCAGCGCTATCTGGTGTGTGCGACGCACGGTGCCCGATATGAACCCGACACGGGGTATTGCGTCGCGGGCCCTTGCGCGGGCGCTCGACTGCGCCCGCTCAAGGTCCTGGAACGCGATGGTCAGGTTTTTCTGGTTGAACCGGTTGAGCGCTGA
- a CDS encoding SAM-dependent methyltransferase: MNKPPKGTLYLVPVSLGESPLSYTLPTGASEKVRGIRHFVVENAKAARAELKRIEHPDPIRELFLEALPKQAQATVLRQLLKPALDGFDMGLMSDAGVPAVADPGALLVREAHQLGIRVVPLVGPSSLLLSLMASGLDGQHFAFHGYLPVKEHERSGAIRALEKESRQKHQTQLFIETPYRNEQMLQALMGTVSPGTRLCVARGVTTSDEWIQTRTAAEWKKMALPSLDRIPTVFLMLAD, translated from the coding sequence ATGAACAAACCGCCGAAGGGAACGCTCTACCTTGTGCCGGTTAGCCTGGGCGAAAGCCCACTTTCATACACCCTGCCCACCGGCGCCTCCGAAAAAGTCCGCGGCATCCGGCATTTCGTGGTGGAAAACGCAAAAGCGGCGCGCGCCGAACTCAAGCGCATCGAACACCCCGACCCCATCCGCGAACTCTTCCTGGAAGCGCTACCCAAACAGGCGCAAGCCACGGTGTTGCGTCAGCTACTGAAACCCGCGCTGGACGGCTTTGACATGGGCCTCATGTCTGACGCGGGGGTGCCGGCAGTCGCAGACCCGGGCGCCCTGCTTGTCCGCGAGGCGCATCAACTCGGGATTCGTGTCGTGCCGCTGGTGGGTCCTTCGTCCCTGCTGCTCAGCCTGATGGCCTCTGGACTAGATGGGCAGCACTTTGCTTTCCACGGCTATCTGCCAGTCAAGGAGCACGAGCGCAGTGGCGCCATTCGGGCACTGGAAAAAGAGTCCAGACAGAAACACCAGACGCAGCTATTCATCGAGACACCGTATCGCAACGAACAAATGCTGCAGGCGCTGATGGGCACGGTGTCGCCGGGTACGCGTCTGTGCGTCGCACGCGGCGTCACCACCTCGGATGAATGGATTCAAACCCGAACCGCCGCGGAATGGAAGAAGATGGCGTTACCGAGCCTCGACCGGATCCCGACCGTGTTCCTGATGCTGGCCGACTAA
- a CDS encoding Maf family protein, whose translation MQLILASTSPYRAMLLERLQLPFDTAAPNIDEAPLAGEHPAQTAERLSADKARVIAARHSSALIIGSDQVAYMGARQFGKPGTVERAIEQLRQMSGQTVTFHTGLAVINARTGHTQIRGVPTHVRFRSLSDQEISRYVEREMPLDCAGAAKVESLGISLLEALSGDDPTALIGLPLIALCDMLRAEGLDLP comes from the coding sequence ATGCAGCTGATACTTGCCTCCACCTCACCCTATCGGGCCATGTTGCTCGAGCGACTCCAGCTCCCGTTCGATACTGCCGCACCCAATATCGACGAAGCCCCCCTTGCCGGGGAGCATCCAGCCCAGACAGCCGAGCGGCTCTCTGCCGACAAGGCGCGTGTCATTGCCGCCCGTCACTCCAGCGCCCTGATCATTGGCAGCGATCAGGTGGCGTATATGGGCGCTCGGCAGTTCGGCAAACCTGGCACCGTCGAGCGCGCGATCGAGCAGCTCCGCCAGATGAGCGGACAGACGGTGACCTTCCACACAGGTCTGGCCGTCATCAATGCGCGCACCGGACACACCCAGATCCGTGGCGTTCCGACGCACGTGCGCTTCCGGTCGCTGAGCGACCAGGAAATCAGTCGCTACGTTGAACGAGAAATGCCGCTCGACTGCGCGGGCGCCGCCAAGGTCGAAAGCCTGGGCATCAGCCTGCTCGAAGCACTCTCGGGGGATGATCCGACCGCGTTGATCGGACTTCCCTTGATCGCCTTATGCGACATGCTGCGCGCCGAAGGACTCGACCTGCCATGA
- a CDS encoding YceD family protein: MAFAREGRVLTGEMPVARFERLAKEVVADSGDLKFEVTGFHDRNLDQDEFFIDIVASGTLMLRCERCLEAMPWPFEANGRLLLVPPGQALPDEELDEEDFDPIHASRTLEVLPLIEDEVLLALPFAPRHEQCEPPRPLVGSEKESPFAVLKQLKGGEGNEN; this comes from the coding sequence ATGGCTTTTGCTCGTGAGGGCAGGGTGCTTACCGGAGAAATGCCGGTTGCCCGGTTCGAACGACTGGCAAAAGAGGTTGTGGCAGACTCGGGTGACTTGAAATTCGAAGTCACCGGTTTTCACGACCGCAATCTGGATCAGGACGAGTTCTTTATCGATATCGTGGCCAGCGGAACACTCATGCTTCGGTGTGAGCGTTGTCTGGAAGCGATGCCTTGGCCTTTCGAGGCCAATGGCCGGCTCCTTCTGGTGCCGCCAGGGCAAGCGCTGCCTGACGAGGAGCTGGATGAGGAGGACTTCGATCCCATTCATGCGAGTCGCACCCTAGAGGTGTTGCCGCTGATTGAGGACGAAGTGCTGCTCGCGCTGCCGTTTGCGCCGCGACACGAACAATGTGAGCCGCCCCGGCCGTTGGTTGGGTCGGAGAAAGAATCGCCATTTGCCGTGCTCAAGCAATTGAAAGGCGGTGAAGGCAACGAGAATTGA
- the rpmF gene encoding 50S ribosomal protein L32, which yields MAVQQNKKSPSKRGMRRAHDGLKSAPIAVEATTGEVHLRHHISPNGFYRGKKVVKTKGE from the coding sequence ATGGCTGTTCAGCAGAACAAAAAATCGCCGTCCAAGCGTGGCATGCGCCGTGCGCACGACGGTCTGAAGTCGGCTCCGATCGCGGTTGAGGCGACCACCGGTGAAGTTCACCTGCGTCACCACATCAGCCCGAACGGTTTCTACCGCGGCAAGAAGGTCGTCAAGACCAAGGGCGAGTAA
- the plsX gene encoding phosphate acyltransferase PlsX — translation MDLSVAIDCMGGDHGPSVTVPAACAFLKRDPVAHVILVGDPAVIEPMLDKVEPSVRQRIRVQMASQVVGMDEPPANALRGKKDSSMRVAINLVKSGEAKAAISAGNTGALMAISRFVLKTLPGIDRPAIATILPSKRGRTYMLDLGANVDCSAEHLLQFGIMGAMLVSAVEHKERPTVGLLNIGEEDIKGNDVVKQAGELLKTSGLNFHGNVEGDDIYKGTTDVVVCDGFVGNVALKTSEGLAQMLATFLREEFKRNLLTKLMALVAMPALSHFKRRVDHRQYNGAALLGLRGVVVKSHGSADAFAFEKAIERAVEAAGNQLIERISDRMSVHGEVA, via the coding sequence ATGGATCTCAGCGTTGCAATCGACTGCATGGGTGGCGATCATGGACCGTCCGTGACGGTCCCCGCTGCTTGTGCATTCCTCAAGCGTGATCCCGTCGCGCACGTGATTCTCGTCGGCGATCCTGCCGTGATCGAGCCCATGCTGGACAAGGTCGAACCATCGGTTCGGCAGCGTATCCGCGTCCAGATGGCCAGTCAGGTTGTGGGGATGGACGAACCGCCCGCCAATGCACTGCGCGGCAAGAAAGATTCATCCATGCGTGTGGCAATCAACCTGGTCAAATCCGGCGAAGCGAAAGCGGCCATCTCGGCGGGCAATACCGGGGCGCTGATGGCCATTTCACGTTTTGTGCTGAAAACGCTGCCAGGTATCGATCGCCCCGCGATCGCCACGATCTTGCCGTCCAAGCGTGGGCGCACCTACATGCTCGACCTTGGGGCCAATGTTGATTGCTCTGCGGAGCATCTGCTGCAGTTCGGCATCATGGGGGCCATGCTGGTGTCCGCCGTCGAGCACAAGGAGCGCCCGACAGTGGGTCTGCTCAACATCGGCGAAGAGGACATCAAGGGGAATGATGTCGTCAAGCAGGCCGGCGAGTTGCTCAAGACCAGTGGGCTGAACTTCCACGGAAACGTGGAAGGTGACGACATTTACAAGGGCACGACCGATGTGGTGGTGTGTGACGGCTTTGTCGGCAATGTCGCGCTGAAAACCTCCGAGGGGCTCGCGCAGATGCTGGCGACCTTTCTGCGTGAAGAGTTCAAGCGTAATCTCCTGACGAAACTAATGGCCCTCGTGGCCATGCCGGCGCTGTCACATTTCAAGCGCAGGGTCGATCATCGACAGTACAATGGCGCCGCGCTGCTCGGGTTGCGCGGCGTGGTTGTCAAAAGTCATGGCTCTGCCGACGCTTTCGCTTTCGAAAAGGCGATCGAGCGCGCAGTCGAGGCCGCCGGCAATCAACTCATTGAACGTATCAGTGACCGAATGTCGGTCCATGGGGAGGTGGCTTGA
- a CDS encoding beta-ketoacyl-ACP synthase III: MIYARIAGTGSYLPGEPVTNDDLVARGIETSDEWISSRTGIRARHLAPEGVSASDLAEQASLRAIEAAGCEAGDIDLIIVATSTPDFIFPSTAALLQSRLGIRNEGAAFDVQAVCSGFAYALTVAEKFIASGSHKRALVVGAETFSRILDWNDRGTCVLFGDGAGAIVLEASDRPGVLASALHADGSHSPILCVPGTVAAGQVLGDPFLRMDGQAVFKFAVKVLADVANEVVDRAGLSMDEIDWLIPHQANIRIINSTGKKLGIDADKVIATVSMHGNTSAASIPLALDLAVRDGRIKRGQKVILEGVGGGFTWGAVLIEY; encoded by the coding sequence TTGATTTACGCGCGAATCGCAGGCACGGGAAGTTATCTGCCGGGAGAGCCGGTCACCAACGACGATCTGGTGGCGCGCGGCATTGAAACATCGGACGAATGGATTTCCTCCCGCACTGGCATTCGCGCCCGCCACCTTGCTCCCGAAGGGGTGTCCGCCAGCGATCTGGCCGAGCAGGCCTCCCTGCGCGCCATTGAAGCCGCTGGCTGCGAAGCGGGCGACATCGATTTGATCATCGTCGCCACCTCAACGCCGGACTTCATTTTCCCGAGCACTGCCGCCTTGTTGCAGTCCCGACTCGGCATTCGTAACGAAGGCGCAGCGTTTGATGTCCAGGCCGTATGCAGTGGATTCGCTTATGCCTTGACGGTCGCCGAAAAGTTCATCGCTTCGGGGAGCCACAAGCGCGCGCTGGTGGTCGGTGCGGAGACATTCTCGCGAATTCTGGACTGGAATGACCGGGGTACCTGTGTGCTGTTTGGTGATGGCGCAGGCGCAATCGTGCTTGAAGCCTCGGATCGGCCCGGTGTCCTCGCATCGGCGCTTCACGCCGACGGCTCTCATTCGCCCATTCTCTGTGTTCCGGGAACCGTCGCTGCGGGCCAGGTGCTGGGTGATCCGTTCCTGCGCATGGATGGTCAGGCGGTATTCAAGTTTGCCGTGAAGGTGCTCGCGGACGTGGCCAACGAGGTGGTTGATCGTGCGGGCCTTTCCATGGATGAGATCGATTGGCTGATCCCCCATCAGGCCAACATCCGCATCATCAATTCCACGGGCAAGAAGCTCGGTATTGATGCCGATAAGGTCATTGCCACTGTGTCAATGCATGGCAACACGTCGGCGGCTTCGATACCGCTCGCACTCGACCTTGCGGTGCGTGATGGACGTATCAAGCGGGGGCAGAAAGTGATTCTCGAAGGCGTCGGTGGCGGCTTCACCTGGGGTGCGGTGCTCATCGAGTACTGA
- the fabD gene encoding ACP S-malonyltransferase, with product MKFALVFPGQGSQSVGMMTAYGDNPVIRDTFAEASDALGEDLWAMVNEGPAERLALTVNTQPLMLTAGVAVWRAWQQAGGATPSFVAGHSLGEYSALVAAGAIAFADAVPLVRFRAAAMQDAVPEGQGAMAALLGLDVEVVEAVCAKVAQGEVVSAANMNANGQIVIAGSSAAVERAMEEAKAQGAKRAVKLPVSAPFHCALMKPAAEKLAGRLADIDITTPSLPVINNVDVSVCDDPALIREALVRQAYSPVRWIETIESLDEMGVEAVIECGPGKILSGLTKRIVKTMQGAAVTDADSMAQAIELAGGKV from the coding sequence ATGAAGTTTGCGTTGGTATTCCCGGGGCAGGGCTCCCAGTCCGTCGGGATGATGACCGCCTACGGCGACAATCCGGTAATTCGCGATACCTTTGCCGAAGCGTCGGATGCTCTTGGTGAAGACCTTTGGGCGATGGTCAATGAGGGGCCTGCCGAGCGCCTGGCCTTGACCGTCAATACGCAGCCGCTGATGCTGACCGCGGGTGTCGCCGTCTGGCGTGCCTGGCAGCAGGCGGGCGGTGCGACGCCCTCGTTCGTGGCTGGGCACAGTCTTGGCGAATATTCCGCGCTCGTGGCGGCCGGCGCGATTGCCTTTGCAGACGCGGTACCGCTCGTTCGGTTCCGTGCCGCCGCCATGCAGGATGCCGTGCCCGAAGGGCAGGGCGCCATGGCCGCTTTGCTTGGTCTGGATGTGGAAGTCGTCGAAGCCGTATGCGCCAAAGTGGCTCAGGGTGAGGTGGTTTCCGCAGCAAACATGAATGCGAACGGCCAGATCGTGATTGCCGGTTCAAGTGCCGCGGTGGAGCGGGCGATGGAAGAGGCCAAGGCACAAGGCGCGAAACGCGCCGTCAAACTGCCAGTCAGCGCCCCGTTCCATTGTGCGCTCATGAAGCCTGCGGCCGAAAAACTGGCTGGGCGACTCGCTGATATCGATATCACGACGCCGTCACTGCCTGTCATCAACAACGTAGATGTGTCGGTCTGTGATGATCCGGCGCTGATTCGGGAAGCGCTGGTACGACAGGCGTACTCCCCGGTGCGCTGGATCGAAACCATCGAGTCCCTGGACGAAATGGGGGTCGAGGCGGTGATCGAATGTGGTCCTGGAAAAATTCTCTCCGGTCTGACCAAGCGAATCGTGAAAACCATGCAGGGCGCAGCGGTGACGGATGCCGACTCGATGGCCCAGGCAATTGAACTGGCAGGAGGCAAGGTATGA
- the fabG gene encoding 3-oxoacyl-ACP reductase FabG, which yields MSGVLEGQIALVTGASRGIGRAVAMELASMGAFVVGTATSESGATSIGDGIKEAGLKGEGVALDVTSPEACEATVSAIEKAHGAVGILVNNAGITRDNLAMRMKDEEWDAVIDTNLKAVFRMSRLVMRGMMKARTGRIINITSVVASSGNPGQANYAAAKAGVGGMTRALARELGSRNITVNCVAPGFIDTDMTRALPDAAKETLLGQIAVGRLGQPEEIAAAVAFLASPAASYVSGTTLHVNGGMYMA from the coding sequence ATGAGCGGAGTGCTCGAAGGTCAGATCGCATTGGTGACCGGTGCGTCGCGTGGCATTGGTCGCGCGGTGGCAATGGAGCTTGCGAGCATGGGGGCTTTCGTTGTTGGCACGGCGACTTCGGAAAGTGGTGCAACGTCGATTGGTGACGGGATCAAAGAGGCCGGTCTGAAAGGCGAAGGTGTTGCGCTTGACGTGACCAGCCCGGAAGCATGCGAAGCGACGGTCTCTGCCATCGAAAAGGCCCACGGTGCCGTTGGCATTCTGGTCAACAACGCCGGCATTACCCGAGACAACCTCGCCATGCGCATGAAGGACGAAGAGTGGGATGCGGTCATCGACACGAACCTGAAGGCTGTGTTCCGCATGTCCCGTCTGGTCATGCGCGGGATGATGAAAGCGCGCACCGGCCGCATCATCAATATCACTTCGGTTGTCGCCAGTTCCGGCAACCCCGGGCAGGCAAACTACGCTGCAGCCAAGGCGGGCGTCGGTGGCATGACGCGTGCGCTTGCGCGCGAACTCGGCAGTCGGAATATCACGGTTAACTGTGTGGCGCCCGGGTTTATCGATACCGACATGACCCGTGCGCTGCCGGATGCTGCGAAGGAAACCCTGCTGGGGCAGATCGCCGTCGGCAGACTTGGTCAGCCTGAAGAAATTGCAGCTGCAGTGGCCTTTTTGGCATCACCCGCCGCATCGTATGTCAGTGGCACGACACTGCATGTGAACGGTGGAATGTACATGGCGTAA